In the genome of Bradyrhizobium arachidis, one region contains:
- the bchE gene encoding magnesium-protoporphyrin IX monomethyl ester anaerobic oxidative cyclase encodes MRVLLVNVPHPSIGSRIPDDHLPPLGLLAIGGPLIDDGHTVRLLDAEFGPMPVAAIISEASRFRPDAVLFGHSGSTSGHPVIAEIAQALIRTMPDVLIVYGGVFPTYHWREILREEPYVSAIVRGEGEETARRLMRALEYGHDLGGIAGIAFRDATGPRATQPAPVIADLDAYRIGWELIDHARYSYWGGLRAVVVQFSRGCPHLCNYCGQRGFWTRWRHRDPVRFARELARLHREHGVKVINFADENPTVSKKVWRAFLEALIAENVDLILVGSTRADDIVRDADILHLYKKAGWQRFLLGLENTDEKTLELIRKGATTATDREVIRLMRQHGILSMATWVVGFEEETDRDHWRGLKQLLAYDPDQVQLLYVTPHRWTPYFRLAADRRVIQPDRRRWDYKHQVLATRYMAPWRVLVWFKFTEMVLQCRPKAIWRVLFQPDAGLRHAMRWYTQMGRRVWPHEILEFFRARRLKWGPSVREFWGAPQDGEEQSMIATRPERRVGRREAA; translated from the coding sequence ATGCGTGTTCTTCTCGTCAACGTGCCTCATCCCTCGATCGGCAGCCGGATTCCGGACGATCATCTGCCGCCGCTAGGTCTGCTCGCGATTGGCGGACCGCTGATCGACGACGGTCACACCGTGCGGCTGCTCGATGCCGAGTTCGGCCCGATGCCGGTCGCGGCGATCATCAGCGAAGCGAGCCGCTTTAGGCCAGACGCAGTGCTGTTCGGCCATTCCGGCTCCACCTCAGGGCATCCGGTGATCGCGGAGATTGCCCAGGCCTTGATCAGGACCATGCCTGATGTCCTGATCGTCTATGGCGGCGTCTTCCCGACCTATCATTGGCGCGAGATCCTGCGCGAGGAGCCCTATGTCAGCGCCATCGTGCGCGGCGAAGGCGAGGAGACCGCGCGGCGCCTGATGCGCGCGCTGGAATATGGCCACGATCTCGGCGGTATTGCCGGCATCGCGTTCCGCGACGCCACCGGCCCGCGCGCGACACAGCCAGCGCCCGTGATCGCCGACCTCGATGCCTATCGCATCGGCTGGGAATTGATCGATCATGCGCGCTACTCTTATTGGGGTGGCTTGCGTGCCGTGGTCGTGCAGTTCTCGCGCGGCTGCCCGCATCTGTGCAATTATTGCGGTCAGCGCGGTTTCTGGACGCGCTGGCGTCACCGCGATCCCGTTCGCTTCGCCAGGGAGCTGGCGCGGCTGCACCGCGAGCACGGCGTCAAGGTGATCAACTTCGCCGACGAAAATCCGACCGTGTCCAAGAAGGTGTGGCGCGCCTTCCTGGAAGCGCTGATCGCCGAGAATGTCGATCTCATCCTGGTCGGGTCGACCCGCGCCGACGACATCGTGCGCGATGCCGACATCCTGCATCTCTACAAGAAGGCGGGCTGGCAGCGCTTCCTGCTCGGGCTGGAGAACACCGACGAGAAGACGCTGGAGCTGATCCGCAAGGGCGCGACGACCGCAACTGACCGCGAGGTCATTCGCCTGATGCGGCAGCACGGCATCCTGTCGATGGCGACCTGGGTGGTCGGGTTCGAGGAAGAAACCGATCGCGATCACTGGCGCGGGTTGAAGCAGCTGCTCGCCTATGATCCCGACCAGGTGCAGCTGCTCTACGTCACGCCGCACCGCTGGACACCGTATTTCCGGCTTGCCGCCGACCGCCGCGTGATCCAGCCCGACCGCCGCCGCTGGGACTACAAGCATCAGGTGCTCGCGACGCGCTACATGGCGCCATGGCGCGTGTTGGTCTGGTTCAAGTTCACGGAAATGGTGCTGCAATGCCGGCCCAAGGCGATCTGGCGCGTGCTGTTCCAGCCCGATGCGGGCCTGCGCCACGCCATGCGCTGGTACACGCAGATGGGCCGCAGGGTCTGGCCGCACGAGATCCTGGAATTTTTCCGCGCGCGCCGCTTGAAATGGGGGCCATCGGTGCGGGAGTTCTGGGGCGCGCCGCAGGACGGCGAGGAGCAATCGATGATTGCGACCCGGCCCGAACGGCGCGTCGGGAGGCGTGAAGCCGCCTGA
- a CDS encoding di-trans,poly-cis-decaprenylcistransferase: MTSRNEKLHVGIIMDGNGRWATRRGLSRVRGHEAGVETIRRIVEAAPKQGIGTLTLYAFSTDNWRRPKTEVAALMTLLRFYLANEVQSLAKNGVRLSVIGRRDRLPDGIANAIARAEHATAHGSTLHLRIAVDYSARDAILNAAAKAAALTSLTREAFSQLVTGEAGLRDVDLIIRTSGEKRLSDFLLWEGAYAELHFTERMWPEFDAGDLAAALASFHGRERRFGGLQAIMPEEVPSLSRA; this comes from the coding sequence ATGACCTCTCGCAACGAGAAGCTTCACGTCGGCATCATCATGGACGGCAACGGCCGATGGGCGACGCGGCGCGGACTGTCGCGCGTACGCGGCCACGAGGCGGGCGTCGAGACCATCCGCCGTATCGTCGAGGCCGCGCCCAAGCAGGGCATCGGCACGCTGACGCTCTATGCCTTCTCCACCGACAATTGGCGAAGACCCAAGACGGAAGTCGCCGCGCTGATGACCTTGCTCCGCTTCTATCTCGCCAACGAGGTGCAGAGCCTCGCTAAGAACGGCGTGCGTCTCTCCGTGATCGGTCGCCGCGACCGCCTGCCTGACGGCATCGCCAATGCGATCGCGCGCGCCGAGCACGCAACCGCCCATGGGTCCACACTTCACCTGCGAATCGCGGTCGACTATTCCGCGCGCGATGCCATCCTCAATGCTGCCGCGAAGGCGGCGGCGCTGACCAGCCTCACCCGCGAAGCCTTCTCGCAGCTCGTCACCGGCGAAGCCGGCCTTCGCGACGTCGATCTCATCATCCGCACTTCCGGCGAGAAGCGGCTGTCCGACTTCCTGCTGTGGGAAGGCGCCTATGCCGAGCTGCACTTCACCGAGCGGATGTGGCCCGAATTCGACGCCGGCGATCTCGCCGCGGCGCTGGCCTCCTTCCATGGCCGCGAGCGCCGCTTCGGCGGCCTCCAGGCCATCATGCCGGAGGAGGTGCCGTCACTTTCTCGCGCGTGA
- a CDS encoding winged helix-turn-helix domain-containing protein, which yields MSKTDSAPFSYEGLDRVIHEKARLGLLTSLMAHPKGLAFADLKQLCGLTDGNLSRHLAVLQEAGLVEVHKGYEGNRPHTTCRLTKAGRRRFLDYLAVLERLVRDAAKAAGREAPPFGRLGIAST from the coding sequence ATGTCGAAGACTGACAGTGCGCCCTTCTCCTATGAAGGGCTCGACCGCGTAATCCACGAGAAGGCGAGGCTCGGGCTTCTGACCTCGCTGATGGCACATCCCAAGGGGCTGGCGTTTGCCGATCTCAAGCAGCTTTGCGGCCTCACCGACGGCAATCTCAGCCGGCATCTCGCCGTGCTCCAGGAGGCCGGGCTCGTCGAGGTGCACAAGGGCTATGAGGGCAATCGCCCGCACACCACCTGCCGGCTGACCAAGGCCGGCCGGCGCCGCTTCCTCGACTATCTCGCCGTGCTCGAACGCCTGGTGCGCGACGCCGCCAAGGCCGCGGGCCGCGAGGCGCCGCCGTTCGGCCGCCTCGGCATCGCCTCGACCTGA